The Trueperaceae bacterium DNA segment GAGAGCCGCTCGGTCACGGCCGTCTCTCCCGCCAGCCACCCCTTCATCGGTGGGTTGCTGACCCGAACGCCGGGGGAACCGGGGCAGGGCAGGAATCCGGCCGCAGCCGGGCCCAACCCCATGAAGTAGCGGCCGTGCCAGTAGACCTGGTTGTGTCGTGACTCGTGGCCGGGCCTCGCGTGAGAGGAAACCTCGTAGCGCTCCAGGCCGTACCGGGACAGCACCTGGGCGGCCCGCTCGTAATCGTCCGCCGCCCGCTCCTCGTCGACGCGGACGCCGCGAACGGCGAACGGGGTGAACGGCTCGATGGTGAGGGTGTAGACGCTCACGTGGGGCACGCCTGTGGCGGCGAGAGTGCGCAGGTCGCGCTCGGCGTCCTGCCCTTCGACGGCGGTGATGAGGTCGGCCGACACCTCGAAACCCGCCTCCAGCGCCCAGGTCACGGCCTCCAGGCCCTCGGCGCCGCCGTGACGCCTGCCCAGGCGCCGCAGGACCTGATCCTGGGTCGACTGAAGCCCGATCGAGAGGCGCGAGAAGCCGAGGTCGCGGAAGAAGCTCAGCCGCTCCGGATCGAACGTCAGCGGGTCGGCCTCGATCGTCGTCTCGAGCCGCGCGGGGAAGCCGAAGCTGTCGGCCAGCGCCCGGACCACCCGCTCGAGCTCGTCGTCCTCGAGGGCCGAGGGCGTACCTCCGCCCAGGTAGATCGTCTCCAGCGGGCCCGGGAAGCGTTCGCCGGCCTCGCGGACCTCCGCCTCCAGTCGGTCCAGGTAGCGAGCGACCAGTCCCTCGTGCCGCAGCATCTTGTGGAAGTCGCAGTAGGGGCATACCTGTGGGCAGAAGGGGACGTGGAGGTAGAGGGAGACGGGCCTGTCGTGCACGAGTTCAGCTTAACGGCGGCGCCGTTTCCCGGCGGACAGGCTGCCGACAGGCCTCGGCGTGAAGCTCCTGCGGTGGGGTAGCTTGAGCCATGGCAGGCGGTAGCAGAACACGGAAGGTCGGGAAGCGACCGCCTGGGCGGGCGAGTTCCTCTCGGGGCGGGACGGATCCGCCGGGGGCTGCGCGGCGAGGCGGCGCCGGAGGCGCTCCGCGATCGGGCGAGCGTTTCGAAGCCGAGGTCCTGCCCGGACTGGCCCCGTTGGCGGCGCAGGAGCTCAAGAGTTGCGCGGCGCGGGTCCTCGCTGCCGGCGACGACTCGGTCGTCTTCTCCTACGGAGGCGCCCCGGAGGACCTCCTCGAGCTGCGGATCGCCGTCGCCGTCTACCGGGTGATCCGCTTCGAGGTCCCCCGTCCCAAGGCGCTCCTCGGTCACGAGCACTTCGGGAGGCTGGTCGCCGCGGTGAAGGAGGCCGTCGGGGAGCGCGCTTTCGAGGGGTTCCGCTTCGGTGCGGCCGGCAGCGATTCGCCGGTTTTCGCCCGCCTCGCCGCGGCTCTCGAGGAGGCGACCGGTCTGGAGCGGAGCGAGGAGGGGGAACTGCTGCTCCGCTTCCGGCCCACGGGCGGGGGCTGGGAGGTCCTCGTGCGCCTCACTCCACGGCCACTCTCGGCGCGCTCGTGGCGGCGGTGCAACCTGCCCGGCGGACTGAACGCCACCGTCGCCGCCGCCGGCCTCCAACTGCTCGGCGCTTCGGGCGCCGAACGGCACCTCAACCTGATGTGCGGCTCCGGGACGCTGCTGGTGGAGCGAGGGCTAGGCGGCCGCTGGAAGCGGGGGGTGGGGCTGGACGTGGCTCCGGCTGCCCTCGAGTGCGCCCGGCGGAACCTGGAGGCGGCCGGCCTGGGCGAGCGGGCCGAGCTCATCGTCGGCGACGCCGCCACGCTCCCGTTCGCCGACGGCTCCTTCGACCGGCTGAGCGCGGATCTGCCGTGGGGCGACGCTATCGGCGGCCACGAGGAGAACTCTCGCCTCTACCCGGCGTTCCTCGCCGAGAGCGCCCGGGTAGCAGCGCGCCACGCCCGGATGCTGGCGATCACCCATGAACTCCGCCTCTTCGAGCGGGCCCTCTCGCAGCAGTCGGAGTGGCGCCTCGCCGGTGAACCTCTGCGCGTCTTCCACGGTGGGCACAGGCCCGGCCTCTACCTGCTCGAGCGCCTGCCGGCCCGGTAACAACTCCGCCGCTCTGGCGCCACGGTCCCGGTAACGTTTCGTTCGGCCGTTCTGGTCGCCGATGGTAGACTTCGAGCGAATGTCCCTGTTCGTCCCCGTCCTCCAGGAGAGCCTCTGATGCGGCGCTGGAACGGCCTCAAGCCGGGGTGGTACCTGCTCGCTGCAGTTGCCGTCTACGCCGCCGGGGTGACGGTGCTCTTCGTGGGCAGAGGTGAGCAGATCCGCGACATGCGGGCCCAGATCGCCGCTCCACGAACTCCCAACCAGGAACGGACCGAGCAGGAAGCGGTTGCTCAGGTGGGCCTCTGGTTCCCGATCCCCGGCGCGCGCCTCCCCCAGAACCCGGCGCATCTGCCGGGGTCCATCCGGGCGTATCGGCAGGGCGTCAACGAAGGGTTCGACTTCTACGACGGCGATTCGGGAGTACCGGTTCCGTACGGGGCGGCGGTCATCGCTTCGGCCTCCGGCGAGTTGGTGCGAGTCGACAACGTCTACCAGGAGCCGAGCGCCCAGGAGTGGCAGGCGCTCATGCAGTCGGTGGCCGACGGCGCCAGCGAGGACGAACTGGACAGGTTGCGCGGCCGTCAGGTGTGGCTCGAAACCGACGCCGGGCTGCTCCTGCGTTACGGCCACCTCTCCGGCATCGCCCCCGGCCTGATGGAAGGCCAGCGGGTCGAGCGCGGCGAGGTGCTGGGCTACGTCGGCAACTCCGGGACCGACGAGGGGGTCGCGGGTACCGAGTTGGGCGCGCGGCTACACTTCGAGGTGTGGGAGGGGGACACCTTCTTCGGGGAGAACCTGAACACCGAGGAGCTTCGCATCGCCGCCGTCTCGCTATTCACGGGACCGTGAGAGGAACAGCGTGAGTCTCGAACCCGCCCCACCCCGTCACGACGTAACCGCGATCGAGATCGTCTGGCGCAGCCCCTGGGTCAGAGCCCTCACCTACGTGGCCCTTACCGTCTTCGTTGTCTGGCTGCTCATCGTCCTGCGGCAAGGCTACGCCTTCGCGCTGCAGGTCGCGATCATCGGCTTCATCATCGCCTACATACTCAACCCGATCGTCAACGCCCTCAGCCGCGTTCGCATCGGGCGCGTCCGGGTAGCGCGCGGCCTCGCAGTCGTGCTTGTCTACCTCGTCCTCCTCCAGCTGTTCGTGCTCGGCTCGATTCTCGTGGGTCAGGTCGTCGCTCAGCTCGGCGAGTTCGTGCGGCGCATCCCGGTAGCGCTCGAGAACGTTGGTGACGCGCTAATCGGGTTCCAGCAGTGGCTCGCCAACCTCATCGCCAATCTCCCCGGGTTCCTCTCCGAACGGTTCGGTGTCCAGCCGAACGACGAGCTGGCCGTGCAGGTGGAGGAGCAGTTGGCAGGCGTACTCTCCAGCGCCGTCGAAGCCCTCACCAACCTGATGGAGACGATAGTCACCGGGGGTCCCTCGGTGCTGCTCACCGGCGCGACCAACATCATCTCCACTACGCTGCAGGTGTTCCTCATCCTGCTCGCCTCGGCCTACTTCCTCTACGACTTCCCGCGCTTCACCAACAACGTCTACCGGCTGGTGCCGCTGCGTTGGCGCCCCCTATACAGCGACCTCGTCGCCAAGGCCGACGGAGCCGTAGGGGGTTACATGCGCGGGCAGCTGACCATAACCATCGTGCTCGGCGTCCTCATCTGGGTGGGGTTGAGCCTGGTCGGAGTCCCGCTTGCCCTCGCGATAAGCTTCCTGGCGGCCATCTTCAACCTGGTCCCCTATCTGGGTCCGATAATCGGGGTGGTACCCGCGGTGCTGCTCGGCTTCACCGTCAGCCCGCTCACCGCGGCCCTGGCCGTGGTGGTATTCGTGGTGGCCAATCAGCTGGAGGGGAACGTCCTCTCCCCGCTGATCCTCTCACGGAGCACGAACTTGCACCCGCTCACGGTCCTGCTCGCGATCATCGCCGGCTTGGGCCTGCTTGGGCTGGTGGGAGCGCTGCTGGCGGTCCCGTTCGTCGCCCTACTGAAGATAGTCATCGAGGATTACCTGCTCACCAGACCCGCCTACCGCGAAGCGGCCCCCATCGAACTGAGCAGCATCGACGAGAGCGACGACCCGCACGCGCGGGCGGTCGAGAGCCGGTAAGGCAGGCGGGGCGGGCGCTCGTGCCATTGCGTTGCCCCTCGGGCTAGATCGCCTTGTGCTCGTACATCAGGTCGTCGGCCTTGCGCAACAGGGTCTCGGCGTCGGTGCCGTCTTCGGGGTAGGAGGCGATCCCGAACGACGCCGAGAGGCCGTAGTCGCCCATACGCACCCGCGAGATCGCGGCCACGTAGCGCTCGGCGACCATCCAGGCGTCTTCGCGGCTGATCTGCGGGAGGATCAGCGCGAACTCGTCGCCTCCCCAGCGGAACACGCTGTCCCCCTCGCGACGCTCCCGCTCTATCGCCTCGCCCACCTGAACCAGCACCCGGTCGCCCGCCTGATGCCCGACCTTGTCGTTGATCCGCTTGAAGCCGTCGAGGTCGATCATGACCAGGTTGAAGTTCTGCCCGTAGCGGCGCGCCCGGGCGAGCTCGACGTTCAGCTGACGGTTGAAGCCTTCCCGGTTCCCGAGTCCGGTGAGGGCGTCCGTCACCACCGCCTGCTCGAGCGCGTCCCGGTAGAGGGTCTGGCGGATGATCACGGCGATCTGCTGGGCGAACGACTCGGCCAGCAGCAGGGCGTGAGGCCCGAAAGGGTTGACCGGCGCGAAGCTGTCGATGTTGAGCATCGCCATCACCTTGCCGCCGTAACTTATCGGCACGGCGATGTTGGCCGTGAGTTCGGCCAGGCGGCCGGACTCGATGAGAGTCCGGCGCTGCTCCTCGGTATCGAGGCCAGCGAGACTCGCCCGCATCACCTCCTCGCCGGTGAGGAGGCGCGGCACCCCCTTCAGGAAGTCTTCGCGAGGGCCGGCGTACCAGCTGAGCTGGGTATCCTCGTCCACTCCGGTGATCTTCTTGAGCGCGTACGGGTCGTAGCCCACCGCGGCAGCGAACTTGAAGCCGTCGTTCTCGTAGAGCCCCAGGGTTCCCGCCTCGGCGCCCGGGATCAGATCGATCGCTGCTTTCACGGTGTCCTCGAAGAGCCGGGCCGGATCCTCCGACTGGGCGAGCTTGCGGATGATCTCGAGCATCTTCACGAGTTGCGAGTGGAGGCTCACCCGTTCGAGCGCCTCCTCGATCATGTTGCCGAAGGCGAGAAGGGTGCTGCGGAGTTCGGGACTGAAGGCGTCGAGCGAGGTGTGCTCGATGTTGAGGACGGCAGCCACCCGCTCCTCCATCAGCAGCGGGATCGCCAGTTCGGAGAGGGTGTTGGGAGTGTTTGGACCCTTGAAGTAGGACGCATGCCGGCGCACGTCGGGCGCGTAGACCACCTCGCGACTTCCCAGCGCTTCGCCGACGATGGAGCGGTGCGGAAGGGTGAACCCGGCCGGGACCTCGAGGCGATGGCTGGCCAGCATCACGATAGTGTCGTCGCGTGGAGCGAACACGTTGGCGTGACTGTAGTCGAGGACGTCGGCGAGCATCCGCAGGGCGGTGCGGAAGAGCGCCTCGCCGGTATCGACCTTCTGAAGCGCGGCAGCCGCCTCGGTGAGGAGGGCGGTGCGGCGGTTGCTCTCCCGAGCCCGCCTCTCCGCTGTCTTCGCTCGATCGTAGAGCAGCGTGCCGGCTATCAGCACGGCCGCCAGCCAGAGAAGCGGTATCTCGAGGAAGAGCGCCGCCAGCAACAGCACTAACCCGATTGCCGCCGTCGCCAGACTCAACCCCGGCACCGGGGGTTTTCGATCTCGATTCGAGGGCGCCACTTGCCGCCTTTCGTCCTCAACTCCGCTGGCTCTCCAGCATACCCCGAGCGGGCCACGAACGAGGCCGAGGAGGGCCGATCCGGGTGAGGCCAGGAGGCGGCTCAGGGATAAATCTTTTCGCCTCGAGAAGAGGGACCCCACGATAGACTTGAGGGCGTGGCTGGCAAGGGCAAGGGAAGGAAAGGCAGGACGAAAGGGCGACAGGCGGACCTCGAGGCGATCGGCCTGGTCCTCCTGGCGGTCGGGGTGTTCGTACTCGGGATCCTCGTACCGCAACTGCCCACGGGCGATTTCGGCGCCGATCTGCGCAACTGGCTCATCTCGCGAGTCGGTTGGGCGGTCTACGCGCTGCCCTGGCCGTTGCTCGGCCTGGGGGGTCTCTTCCTGCTGCGCCGCAATCCGCCTGCCTGGCCCAGGGTGCTGCTCGGTTACCTCACGCTCGTCGTGGGATCCTGGCTGGCTCTCGCCCTCCTGTCGCCACAACTGGCAGGGGTCTGGGGCGAACTCCTCCGCTCCCGCATCGCCGGCGTGGCCGGCACGGTAGCGGTGATCCCGGCTCTGCTGGTGGTCACACTCGGGTTGGAACTCATCCTCGATCTGCGCCCCACCACGATAGTCCGAGTCGCTGCGATCCGGACCGTCGAGGCGGTGCGAACGGCCTTCAAGAGCGCCATGGCGGCGCGCCGCCGGGCGAAAGCGCGGGCCGCGTTCTACGCCGATGTCGCTCTCGAGAGGGGCAAGCTGGCCGAACTCGACAAGGACCTGAAGGCCCTCTCCTCCCTCTATCCAGGATCGGCCGAACTCGAGAAGTGGCGCAAGGCGGTGCAGGCGTCGCGTTCGCGTCTCGCCGATGCCGACGCCGGCGTCCTCGAGGACGTGCGGCTCGACGTGAAGGCGTGGCAGGAGGCCGTCGCCGGCTTCGCCCGCGACCGGGCGGCGGAACTGGCAGCGACCCTGGAGGCCGAAGGGGTAGCCGGCTTCGAAGAGTGGGTGCGCGGCGTCAAGACGCAGTTCGATGACAGGCTGGTGGGCAGCAGCGCCAGTTCCGGCGCACTCGACGACATCCGCAAGGCGATGGCGCTCGACCTCACCGGGCTCAGTGAACGCCACCGGCGTCTGAGCAGGGAGCGCGACCTCACGGTGGGGGCGCTCCGGGAGGCGCGGCCGCGTGACCTCGAACGGATCGGCAACGAGCACGGCAAGCGACTCTCTGCCTTCGCGAGGGTCGAGGAGGACGCCCGTCGTCTCGCTCGGGAGGCCGAGATGCTCGAGGAGTGGCGCCCACTCGCCGAGGAGCTCGAGGGGTTGCTGGCGGAACTGGGTGACGCGGAGGAGCTCGTCGACTACGACAAGACCCTCGGGGGAGAGCTGCGCGAGAAGCGGCGCGAGCTGTTCCCCCAACTCGACGGCTGGAAGCGGGCCCTGGCCGCTGTCGAGGACCGGGCGCGTCGTGCGCTGGCGGAGGCGGCGGCAGGGGTGGCCGAGACCGAGGTGGAACCGGAACCGCAGCCGGTCGCGGTAGCTTCGGCAGCCGCCGGCGACACCGCGCGAACGGCCGTGGCCGAGTCCCCTCCCGACGTGCCGTGGGAGTTGAGCGAAGAGGAGCGAATCGCCCTCGTCTCGCAACACCCAGCCACTCCCGCCGCGCCGGAGCAGCCGGAAGTAGGTGGCATCCCCATCCAGGTACCCGGCTTCGACCTGCTCGACGCGGTCTCCAAAGGCGGGGCCGAGAAGGGGCACCGTGAAGACCCGGCAGCCCTCGCCAACGAGGTCAAGGAGCGGGTTCGCAAGATCGACGAGACGCTGGCCAACTTCAAGCTGGAGGGCAGGGTGGTCTCATCGGTACGAGGTCCCACCGTCACCCGTTTCGAGGTAGAACCGGCGCCGGGGGAGAAGATAAGCCGCTTCGCCAACCTCTCCGACGATCTGGCGCTGGCTATGGCGGTCGGCTCGGTCAGGATCGAGGCGCCCATCCCAGGCAAGAGCGTCATAGGTCTGGAAGTTCCGAACGCAAACCGAGACCTCATCCGGTTCCGCCAGGCGGCGGAGTCGCCTGCCTTCAGGCGCGCGAAGGCGAGACTCCCGCTGATCCTCGGTCAATCGATCGACGGCGAGATGGTGGTTGGCGACCTCGCCAAGATGCCACACCTTCTCATCGCGGGATCTACCGGTTCGGGCAAGTCGGTCGCGGTGAACACCCTCATCGGCAGCCTGCTCTACAAGTTCCTGCCCACAGAGCTGCGCTTCCTGATGGTCGACCCGAAGATGGTCGAGCTCACCCCGTTCGACGGCATCCCCCACCTCCTGCGGCCGGTGGTCACCAATCCGAACGACGCGGCCGGGGTACTGCTGGGCGCGGTAGCGCACATGGAGCGGCGCTACAAGATGATGAGCCGCATCGGGGCCAAGAACCTCGACCAGTACAACGAGAAGGCGAAGAACCTCGACATGCCGCAACTGCCGTTCGTCGTGATAATCATCGACGAGCTGGCCGACCTGATGATCACCTCCCCCAAGGAGGTCGAGAGCGCCATCATGAGGCTGGCGCAGATGGCCCGCGCCACCGGGATGCACCTTGTGCTCGCCACCCAGCGTCCCAGCGTCGACATCCTCACGAGCCTGATCAAGGTGAACGTGCCGGCCCGGGTCGCGTTCGCGGTCTCCAGCGGCCACGACTCGCGCACCATCCTCGACACGATGGGCGCCGAACGGCTCGTGGGCATGGGTGACATGCTCTTCTACCAGCCTGGCCTGGTGAAACCGGTCCGTCTCCAGGGGCCGTTCATCAGCGAGAACGAGACCGCCGCCCTGGCGGCGTTCCTGAGGCGCCAGTACTTCGACGACGAGTTCGTCGAGGCGTACGGCGACGACTTCGACCCGCCTTCACTCCACGAGTCCGACGCCGAAGGGATGATCGACTGGAACGACGACAAGCTCCGGGCGGCAGCGGAGCTGGTGATCCAGGAGGGGCAGGCCAGCGTCTCCCGTCTGCAACGCCGACTCCAGGTGGGGCACGCCCGGGCGGGCAAGCTCATGGATTCGCTGGAGGCGCTGGGG contains these protein-coding regions:
- the hemW gene encoding radical SAM family heme chaperone HemW, whose protein sequence is MHDRPVSLYLHVPFCPQVCPYCDFHKMLRHEGLVARYLDRLEAEVREAGERFPGPLETIYLGGGTPSALEDDELERVVRALADSFGFPARLETTIEADPLTFDPERLSFFRDLGFSRLSIGLQSTQDQVLRRLGRRHGGAEGLEAVTWALEAGFEVSADLITAVEGQDAERDLRTLAATGVPHVSVYTLTIEPFTPFAVRGVRVDEERAADDYERAAQVLSRYGLERYEVSSHARPGHESRHNQVYWHGRYFMGLGPAAAGFLPCPGSPGVRVSNPPMKGWLAGETAVTERLSAEEYVLERLMTGLRTLRGVDINDVRERSGIDVRQRFAGLLDRFIRLGLLETTDDRLKATDAGLIRLDALLREFFARGTADPA
- a CDS encoding methyltransferase domain-containing protein; protein product: MAAQELKSCAARVLAAGDDSVVFSYGGAPEDLLELRIAVAVYRVIRFEVPRPKALLGHEHFGRLVAAVKEAVGERAFEGFRFGAAGSDSPVFARLAAALEEATGLERSEEGELLLRFRPTGGGWEVLVRLTPRPLSARSWRRCNLPGGLNATVAAAGLQLLGASGAERHLNLMCGSGTLLVERGLGGRWKRGVGLDVAPAALECARRNLEAAGLGERAELIVGDAATLPFADGSFDRLSADLPWGDAIGGHEENSRLYPAFLAESARVAARHARMLAITHELRLFERALSQQSEWRLAGEPLRVFHGGHRPGLYLLERLPAR
- a CDS encoding M23 family metallopeptidase — encoded protein: MRRWNGLKPGWYLLAAVAVYAAGVTVLFVGRGEQIRDMRAQIAAPRTPNQERTEQEAVAQVGLWFPIPGARLPQNPAHLPGSIRAYRQGVNEGFDFYDGDSGVPVPYGAAVIASASGELVRVDNVYQEPSAQEWQALMQSVADGASEDELDRLRGRQVWLETDAGLLLRYGHLSGIAPGLMEGQRVERGEVLGYVGNSGTDEGVAGTELGARLHFEVWEGDTFFGENLNTEELRIAAVSLFTGP
- a CDS encoding AI-2E family transporter, with the translated sequence MSLEPAPPRHDVTAIEIVWRSPWVRALTYVALTVFVVWLLIVLRQGYAFALQVAIIGFIIAYILNPIVNALSRVRIGRVRVARGLAVVLVYLVLLQLFVLGSILVGQVVAQLGEFVRRIPVALENVGDALIGFQQWLANLIANLPGFLSERFGVQPNDELAVQVEEQLAGVLSSAVEALTNLMETIVTGGPSVLLTGATNIISTTLQVFLILLASAYFLYDFPRFTNNVYRLVPLRWRPLYSDLVAKADGAVGGYMRGQLTITIVLGVLIWVGLSLVGVPLALAISFLAAIFNLVPYLGPIIGVVPAVLLGFTVSPLTAALAVVVFVVANQLEGNVLSPLILSRSTNLHPLTVLLAIIAGLGLLGLVGALLAVPFVALLKIVIEDYLLTRPAYREAAPIELSSIDESDDPHARAVESR
- a CDS encoding diguanylate cyclase, whose protein sequence is MSLATAAIGLVLLLAALFLEIPLLWLAAVLIAGTLLYDRAKTAERRARESNRRTALLTEAAAALQKVDTGEALFRTALRMLADVLDYSHANVFAPRDDTIVMLASHRLEVPAGFTLPHRSIVGEALGSREVVYAPDVRRHASYFKGPNTPNTLSELAIPLLMEERVAAVLNIEHTSLDAFSPELRSTLLAFGNMIEEALERVSLHSQLVKMLEIIRKLAQSEDPARLFEDTVKAAIDLIPGAEAGTLGLYENDGFKFAAAVGYDPYALKKITGVDEDTQLSWYAGPREDFLKGVPRLLTGEEVMRASLAGLDTEEQRRTLIESGRLAELTANIAVPISYGGKVMAMLNIDSFAPVNPFGPHALLLAESFAQQIAVIIRQTLYRDALEQAVVTDALTGLGNREGFNRQLNVELARARRYGQNFNLVMIDLDGFKRINDKVGHQAGDRVLVQVGEAIERERREGDSVFRWGGDEFALILPQISREDAWMVAERYVAAISRVRMGDYGLSASFGIASYPEDGTDAETLLRKADDLMYEHKAI
- a CDS encoding DNA translocase FtsK, with translation MAGKGKGRKGRTKGRQADLEAIGLVLLAVGVFVLGILVPQLPTGDFGADLRNWLISRVGWAVYALPWPLLGLGGLFLLRRNPPAWPRVLLGYLTLVVGSWLALALLSPQLAGVWGELLRSRIAGVAGTVAVIPALLVVTLGLELILDLRPTTIVRVAAIRTVEAVRTAFKSAMAARRRAKARAAFYADVALERGKLAELDKDLKALSSLYPGSAELEKWRKAVQASRSRLADADAGVLEDVRLDVKAWQEAVAGFARDRAAELAATLEAEGVAGFEEWVRGVKTQFDDRLVGSSASSGALDDIRKAMALDLTGLSERHRRLSRERDLTVGALREARPRDLERIGNEHGKRLSAFARVEEDARRLAREAEMLEEWRPLAEELEGLLAELGDAEELVDYDKTLGGELREKRRELFPQLDGWKRALAAVEDRARRALAEAAAGVAETEVEPEPQPVAVASAAAGDTARTAVAESPPDVPWELSEEERIALVSQHPATPAAPEQPEVGGIPIQVPGFDLLDAVSKGGAEKGHREDPAALANEVKERVRKIDETLANFKLEGRVVSSVRGPTVTRFEVEPAPGEKISRFANLSDDLALAMAVGSVRIEAPIPGKSVIGLEVPNANRDLIRFRQAAESPAFRRAKARLPLILGQSIDGEMVVGDLAKMPHLLIAGSTGSGKSVAVNTLIGSLLYKFLPTELRFLMVDPKMVELTPFDGIPHLLRPVVTNPNDAAGVLLGAVAHMERRYKMMSRIGAKNLDQYNEKAKNLDMPQLPFVVIIIDELADLMITSPKEVESAIMRLAQMARATGMHLVLATQRPSVDILTSLIKVNVPARVAFAVSSGHDSRTILDTMGAERLVGMGDMLFYQPGLVKPVRLQGPFISENETAALAAFLRRQYFDDEFVEAYGDDFDPPSLHESDAEGMIDWNDDKLRAAAELVIQEGQASVSRLQRRLQVGHARAGKLMDSLEALGVVGAHSGSKPRDVLVDMHELPDIFGK